A portion of the Musa acuminata AAA Group cultivar baxijiao chromosome BXJ1-1, Cavendish_Baxijiao_AAA, whole genome shotgun sequence genome contains these proteins:
- the LOC135605076 gene encoding AT-hook motif nuclear-localized protein 22-like — MDPISASTHGHHLPPPFHGQEFHPLHFQHLQQQQQLKVEEEHSGLRRGTKRDHDDSNNDENNNSSGGDGKELAPATFSAGGEGEIMRRPRGRPAGSKNKPKPPIIITRDSANALRSHVMEIAGGCDIVESVASFACRRQRGVCILSGSGTVTNVNLRQPASSSAVVNLRGRFEILSLSGSFLPPPAPPAASGLTIYLAGGQGQIVGGSVVGALIASGPVIIMAASFGNAAYERLPLDEEEPLQAQQGALGSPGLVGQSTPPQQPQQQQLLDPNNPLLHGLPPNLLNNLQLPADAYSWATGAGGRASF, encoded by the coding sequence ATGGATCCAATTTCAGCATCCACGCATGGCCACCATCTCCCTCCTCCCTTCCATGGCCAAGAGTTCCATCCCCTCCACTTTCAGCACcttcagcaacagcagcagctcaAGGTCGAGGAAGAACACAGTGGCCTCCGCCGTGGCACGAAGCGCGACCATGACGACAGTAACAACGACGAGAATAACAATTCCAGCGGCGGCGACGGCAAGGAGCTGGCTCCAGCAACTTTCTCCGCCGGCGGAGAGGGGGAGATCATGCGCCGGCCGCGCGGCCGCCCAGCCGGGTCCAAGAACAAGCCGAAGCCGCCGATCATCATCACCAGGGACAGCGCCAACGCGCTGCGGTCGCACGTGATGGAGATCGCGGGCGGGTGCGATATCGTCGAGAGCGTCGCCAGCTTTGCCTGCCGCCGGCAGCGAGGCGTCTGCATCCTCAGCGGCAGCGGCACCGTCACCAACGTCAACCTGCGCCAGCCTGCCTCTTCCAGCGCTGTCGTCAACCTTCGTGGCCGCTTCGAGATTCTTTCTCTCTCCGGATCTTTTCTTCCGCCGCCTGCACCACCTGCCGCCAGTGGCCTCACCATATACCTAGCCGGCGGGCAGGGCCAGATTGTCGGGGGTAGCGTCGTCGGGGCTCTAATAGCATCAGGACCAGTAATTATAATGGCCGCATCCTTCGGAAACGCAGCTTACGAGAGGCTGCCCCTCGACGAGGAGGAACCTCTACAAGCTCAGCAGGGTGCTCTCGGGTCGCCTGGACTGGTAGGACAGTCGACTCCACCGCAGCAgccccagcagcagcagctactCGACCCCAACAATCCGCTCCTCCACGGCCTCCCGCCAAACCTCCTCAATAATCTCCAGTTGCCAGCCGATGCATACAGCTGGGCCACCGGCGCAGGAGGGCGCGCCTCCTTCTGA